In Halobaculum halobium, a genomic segment contains:
- a CDS encoding succinic semialdehyde dehydrogenase, producing the protein MHKSRVGRDRLESLREALVVTGERERLDVIAPFSGDPFTSIPAGTEADVEAAVGRAEAAQTSWADRPVTERAAILERYADRVLDAQDELLDIAQLETGKTRRDAFEEVLDVVQTANHYADAGPELLESERRSGAIPGLTKTTVHRRPKGVAGFISPWNYPVTLSVSDALPALLAGNAVVLKPAEETTHTALLARRLLVDAGLPPKLFQVVSGTGERVGAELVDRVDYVCFTGSTEAGRSVAERAGRALIDCSLELGGKNPLLVLDDADPRKAARGAIRACFPNAGQLCISTERLYIDESVYEDFRDAFVAETRDLNLGTGFAYGPDMGSLQSAAQLHKTERHVTDAIEKGAEVLVGGRPRPDVGPYFYEPTVLSAVSPEMTLYDEETFGPVVSLYPVGNVEEAVERANDSRYGLNASVWTGDRNRGERVAERIDCGTVNVNEAYAAAWASVDAPMGGMGDSGIGRRHGDEGLLKYTEAQTVAVQRGIQIGPGPLPDWVWARLMSSFSKLLKRLPGWLR; encoded by the coding sequence ATGCACAAAAGCCGAGTCGGAAGGGACCGACTCGAATCGCTCCGTGAAGCCCTTGTTGTAACCGGTGAGCGTGAGCGGTTGGACGTTATCGCGCCGTTTAGCGGCGACCCTTTCACATCGATTCCCGCAGGGACTGAGGCGGATGTCGAGGCCGCCGTCGGGCGGGCTGAGGCGGCACAAACGTCGTGGGCCGACCGTCCGGTGACCGAGCGGGCGGCCATTCTGGAGCGATATGCCGACCGGGTGCTCGATGCACAGGACGAGCTACTCGATATCGCGCAGTTGGAAACGGGAAAGACTCGGCGGGACGCCTTCGAGGAAGTGCTTGACGTCGTCCAGACAGCCAACCATTACGCCGATGCTGGCCCGGAACTACTCGAGAGCGAGCGTCGAAGTGGGGCCATCCCGGGGCTGACGAAGACCACGGTTCACCGTCGGCCGAAGGGAGTAGCCGGGTTCATCTCGCCGTGGAACTATCCCGTCACGCTGTCGGTTTCTGACGCACTGCCGGCGCTGCTCGCGGGCAACGCCGTGGTGTTGAAACCCGCAGAAGAGACCACCCATACGGCGTTACTGGCTCGCCGGCTGCTCGTCGACGCTGGCCTCCCGCCGAAGTTGTTTCAGGTCGTTTCCGGGACAGGTGAACGGGTGGGGGCCGAACTCGTCGACCGCGTCGATTACGTCTGTTTCACCGGATCGACCGAGGCGGGGCGGAGTGTCGCCGAACGCGCGGGGCGTGCGCTCATCGACTGCTCGCTCGAACTTGGTGGGAAGAACCCGCTGCTGGTCCTCGACGACGCTGACCCACGGAAGGCAGCTCGTGGGGCAATCCGTGCCTGCTTCCCGAACGCGGGCCAACTCTGTATCAGCACCGAGCGGCTCTATATCGACGAGTCTGTCTATGAAGACTTTCGCGACGCCTTCGTCGCTGAGACCCGGGATCTCAACCTTGGAACTGGGTTCGCGTACGGGCCAGATATGGGATCGCTGCAGTCCGCCGCACAACTGCACAAGACTGAACGCCACGTGACCGACGCCATCGAGAAGGGTGCCGAGGTACTCGTCGGGGGGCGGCCTCGGCCGGACGTGGGCCCATACTTCTACGAACCGACGGTGTTGTCGGCTGTCTCCCCCGAGATGACCCTCTACGATGAGGAAACGTTCGGGCCAGTGGTGAGCCTCTACCCGGTCGGGAACGTCGAAGAAGCCGTCGAACGGGCGAACGATTCTCGATACGGGCTGAATGCATCTGTCTGGACGGGCGATCGCAACCGCGGTGAGCGCGTTGCTGAACGCATCGACTGCGGCACGGTGAATGTCAACGAAGCCTACGCGGCTGCATGGGCGTCGGTGGATGCGCCGATGGGCGGGATGGGTGATTCGGGTATCGGTCGGCGACACGGTGACGAAGGGTTGTTGAAGTACACAGAGGCCCAGACGGTGGCGGTCCAACGGGGGATCCAAATCGGGCCGGGACCACTTCCCGACTGGGTCTGGGCACGGTTGATGAGCAGTTTCTCGAAGCTTCTCAAGCGACTTCCGGGGTGGCTGCGGTGA
- a CDS encoding MFS transporter — protein MAGRVRDGSSRVFSGAILKYYLYKSTKAVEFYRPIMYLFFLAQGLSFTQIAILEAIYNLTTLLGEIPTGYIGDRVGRRNSLLLGTALIAVTLFGIGLSNSFLPLAGLYVCWSMGYNFRSGSEDAWLYDTLTDDLSEDEFAHVRGRGESAALAVGAVAAILGGYLGSIDLSYPWFVAAAVTSIGVGVLLTIDEPEAYRQTETDTLSLRRTVRIVRDVLARRQLRAFLLYYYVLYAAVTYLVFVFLQPIFETVVLDLGIAEPQVEALLGWFYAAYSLVGAVLSYYTGAIKETVGVQTWFLVIPFAVGGALVGMYFMPVLALPTFLLIRGVSDVTRSFAGQYINDHVETLGRATVLSAMAMVSGLAVVPFQLGSGVISDVVSPLFALGVGGVVLVIGAAAILLWGGPLIAESG, from the coding sequence ATGGCTGGGCGTGTACGAGACGGGAGTAGTCGAGTGTTCTCCGGTGCCATCCTGAAGTACTATCTCTACAAGTCGACGAAAGCTGTCGAGTTTTATCGGCCAATTATGTATCTGTTCTTCCTGGCTCAAGGGCTTTCGTTTACCCAGATAGCGATTTTGGAGGCGATCTACAACCTGACAACGCTGCTCGGGGAAATCCCGACCGGCTACATCGGCGACCGTGTCGGGCGACGCAACAGCTTACTCCTCGGAACAGCTTTGATCGCAGTGACGCTGTTCGGTATCGGGCTTTCCAACTCGTTTCTTCCGTTGGCGGGGCTCTACGTCTGCTGGTCGATGGGGTACAATTTCCGCTCCGGCAGCGAGGACGCATGGCTCTACGATACTCTCACAGATGACCTCTCGGAGGACGAATTTGCCCACGTCAGGGGGCGTGGCGAATCGGCAGCGTTGGCGGTCGGCGCGGTAGCAGCGATACTCGGCGGCTATCTCGGGAGTATCGACCTCTCGTACCCGTGGTTCGTCGCGGCGGCAGTCACCAGCATCGGTGTCGGGGTACTGCTGACGATCGATGAACCAGAGGCGTACAGGCAGACTGAGACCGACACACTGAGTCTTCGCCGAACGGTTCGTATCGTGCGGGATGTCCTCGCTCGTCGTCAATTGCGTGCGTTCCTGCTGTATTACTACGTACTGTACGCTGCAGTCACTTACCTCGTGTTCGTCTTTCTCCAACCGATCTTCGAGACGGTCGTTCTCGATCTTGGGATAGCTGAGCCGCAGGTCGAAGCGTTGCTAGGGTGGTTCTATGCAGCGTACAGTCTCGTCGGCGCAGTCCTCAGCTATTACACGGGGGCGATCAAGGAGACGGTCGGCGTTCAAACATGGTTTCTGGTCATCCCGTTCGCTGTCGGCGGGGCGTTGGTCGGGATGTACTTCATGCCCGTCCTCGCGCTCCCGACGTTCCTCCTCATCCGTGGGGTGTCGGACGTCACCCGTTCGTTCGCCGGCCAGTACATCAACGACCACGTTGAAACGCTCGGTCGGGCGACCGTGTTGAGTGCGATGGCGATGGTCAGCGGCCTAGCTGTCGTCCCATTCCAGCTCGGGAGTGGCGTCA
- a CDS encoding DUF1641 domain-containing protein, giving the protein MSESPPDADAFATAAGGDANLEALAARVDAQADDLIALLDLLTVVRGLSDELVPELRTAVSENREPLADLRTSLENEETMHLVEQVGDNADALADLLDLVVVAQDLSAELVPELRTVAAENRGEIAKLRVAFEREETLVLLRQIGDNTDTFLDLLSTLEVASGALADVAPEDEAAAEAAREDVRRLATAFDRAESVDTLVALGENMDTVRGLLALVEGFGDAADRSTEEYYRLGTQLGQAADVAERASDPRVIETLDAGASAFADETADRRVGLFGLFSALRNDDVQRTLGTLVDAAERVGRTRNSGSE; this is encoded by the coding sequence ATGAGTGAATCACCACCCGACGCGGACGCGTTCGCGACCGCCGCCGGCGGCGATGCCAACTTGGAGGCGTTGGCCGCCCGCGTCGACGCGCAGGCGGATGATCTGATCGCGCTGTTAGACCTACTCACGGTCGTCCGCGGGCTGAGCGACGAACTCGTGCCGGAACTGCGCACGGCCGTCTCGGAGAATCGCGAGCCGCTGGCGGACCTGCGGACCTCCCTGGAGAACGAGGAGACGATGCACCTAGTCGAGCAGGTGGGCGACAACGCCGACGCGCTCGCGGACCTGCTCGATCTGGTCGTCGTCGCCCAGGACCTCTCGGCGGAACTCGTCCCCGAGTTGCGCACCGTCGCCGCCGAGAACCGCGGCGAGATCGCCAAGCTTCGCGTCGCGTTCGAGCGCGAGGAGACGCTGGTGCTGTTGCGACAGATCGGCGACAACACCGACACGTTCCTTGACCTGCTGTCGACGCTTGAGGTCGCGAGCGGCGCCCTCGCGGATGTCGCCCCGGAGGACGAAGCGGCCGCCGAGGCCGCCCGTGAGGACGTGCGCCGCCTCGCGACGGCGTTCGACCGCGCGGAGTCCGTCGACACGCTCGTCGCGCTCGGGGAGAACATGGACACCGTCCGCGGGCTGCTCGCGCTCGTGGAGGGCTTCGGCGACGCCGCCGACCGAAGCACCGAGGAGTACTACCGGCTCGGCACGCAACTGGGCCAGGCCGCCGACGTGGCCGAGCGCGCGAGCGATCCCCGGGTTATCGAGACGCTCGACGCCGGCGCGAGCGCCTTCGCCGACGAGACGGCCGACCGCCGGGTCGGTCTGTTCGGGCTGTTCTCCGCCCTCCGCAACGACGACGTGCAGCGGACGCTCGGAACCCTCGTCGATGCAGCCGAGCGGGTCGGGCGAACGCGCAACTCCGGTTCAGAGTGA
- a CDS encoding NAD(P)/FAD-dependent oxidoreductase, with product MTATRPNVLILGGGAGGTMTANALRRRIDADVTVIDKSRTHSYQPAYYLIPFDYMDLDEQQRNTRDLLHKEVEFVHDEVVGIDPDEQTVAGEADSYEYDILISAVGNNRRPDAIPGMLEGWNRTDSVYPFYHASAARALGDAVDEFDGGRFLVTVPDTPIKCGGAPLKLTMLMEEYLRKRGVREDAEIVMTKPGSEVFGTGPKAPYQERIEEIWEDRDITFVPDFTVSEVDYENQTVHSEEGDSLEYDLYAPVPPQYGHEFVVENSPLTDGGEYVSVDDNTLQHETYSNVFALGDNADVPTSRTASAARKQSHVVVDNVERFLEDRPLAPEYDGYTACPILTEKGKAMIAEFDYEDSISAPVVSRLNWILDINVIPSLDWNVWMRGYDPVP from the coding sequence ATGACAGCAACACGACCGAACGTCCTCATCCTCGGCGGCGGCGCCGGGGGGACGATGACAGCGAACGCGCTCCGTCGGCGCATCGACGCCGACGTGACCGTGATCGACAAGAGCCGGACGCACAGCTACCAGCCCGCGTACTACCTGATCCCGTTCGACTACATGGACCTCGACGAGCAGCAGCGAAACACGCGTGACCTCCTCCACAAGGAGGTCGAGTTCGTCCATGACGAGGTTGTCGGGATCGACCCGGACGAACAGACCGTCGCAGGAGAAGCGGACTCTTACGAGTACGACATCCTCATTTCCGCGGTCGGGAACAACCGCCGACCGGACGCGATCCCGGGGATGCTCGAAGGCTGGAACCGGACGGACTCGGTGTACCCGTTCTATCACGCCTCTGCCGCACGAGCGTTGGGCGACGCTGTCGACGAGTTCGACGGCGGGCGCTTCCTCGTGACGGTTCCGGACACGCCGATCAAGTGCGGCGGCGCACCGCTGAAGCTCACGATGCTGATGGAGGAGTACCTCCGGAAGCGCGGCGTTCGCGAGGACGCCGAGATCGTGATGACCAAACCGGGATCCGAGGTGTTCGGAACCGGACCGAAGGCACCGTACCAGGAACGGATCGAAGAGATCTGGGAGGACCGCGACATCACGTTCGTGCCCGACTTCACCGTCTCCGAGGTCGACTACGAGAACCAGACGGTCCACTCGGAGGAGGGCGACTCACTCGAGTACGACCTGTACGCGCCGGTTCCACCCCAGTACGGCCACGAGTTCGTCGTCGAAAACTCGCCGCTGACCGACGGTGGCGAGTACGTCTCCGTCGACGACAACACGCTCCAACACGAGACGTATTCGAACGTCTTCGCGCTTGGCGACAACGCCGACGTGCCCACCTCCCGGACCGCCTCGGCGGCGCGCAAGCAGTCGCACGTCGTCGTCGACAACGTCGAGCGGTTCCTCGAGGACCGGCCGCTGGCGCCGGAGTACGACGGGTACACCGCCTGCCCGATCCTCACTGAGAAGGGGAAGGCGATGATCGCGGAATTCGACTACGAGGACTCCATCTCCGCACCGGTCGTGAGCCGGCTCAACTGGATCCTCGACATCAACGTGATCCCGTCGCTGGACTGGAACGTCTGGATGCGCGGATACGACCCGGTTCCCTGA